The following are encoded together in the Paludisphaera mucosa genome:
- a CDS encoding dipeptidase, which yields MNRDRHVLHVGLVACALAASAVASARACTSILVSRGASRDGSVMVTYSADAPFMPKLLRVAGGVHPPGTMVDVKAWEDDEVRGQVRQAEKTYTVVGLMNENQLSLVETTTGGRKELVDPDGQLDYDGLMLLVLQRARTAREAITLVDSLCREYGYSSSGESFSIADKNEVWLMELIGKGPGVKGVVWVAARVPDGCITAHANMSRITTFPLDDPENWRYSADVVQFATDRGYYKTDSGRPFSYRDAYHPDTSASARRACAGRVWSVYRRSAPAANFSDAWFRGEEGSEDYPLFIKPDAPLGVKDLMGLMRDHFEGTPYDMTKGVDAGPFGSPLRARDLTFKVDGQGYMWERPISTQQAGFVVVNQMRASLPDAVGGVTWFTPDEASTSCFTPFYCAVDALPASYTDGDYQKFSWDSAWWVTNLVSNLAYDRWSRVYPDVRKAQVEQEEALLKMQPVIEETAAKLAAADPALAQTFLTNYSVSTADAVFRRWQALAQTVLTTHVDGYQKDVRGEPKAPGYSPEWLRQVVAGRGAQLKLPARAAETDH from the coding sequence ATGAATCGGGATCGGCACGTTCTCCACGTCGGGCTCGTCGCGTGCGCGCTGGCGGCCTCGGCCGTCGCGTCGGCGCGGGCCTGCACGAGCATCCTCGTGAGCCGGGGCGCGTCGCGCGACGGCTCGGTGATGGTCACGTACTCGGCCGACGCGCCGTTCATGCCCAAACTTTTGCGCGTCGCCGGCGGCGTGCATCCGCCCGGGACGATGGTCGACGTCAAGGCGTGGGAGGACGACGAGGTCCGGGGCCAGGTCCGCCAGGCCGAGAAGACCTACACGGTCGTCGGCCTGATGAACGAGAACCAGCTCTCGCTCGTCGAGACCACCACCGGAGGCCGCAAGGAGCTGGTCGACCCGGACGGCCAGCTCGACTACGACGGCCTGATGCTGCTGGTCCTCCAGCGCGCCAGGACGGCCCGCGAGGCGATCACGCTGGTCGACTCGCTCTGCCGCGAGTACGGCTATTCCAGCTCGGGCGAGAGCTTCTCCATCGCCGACAAGAACGAGGTCTGGCTGATGGAGCTGATCGGCAAGGGGCCGGGCGTCAAGGGCGTCGTGTGGGTCGCCGCCCGCGTGCCCGACGGCTGCATCACGGCCCATGCGAACATGAGCCGGATCACGACGTTCCCGCTGGACGACCCCGAGAACTGGCGGTATTCGGCCGACGTCGTCCAGTTCGCGACCGACCGGGGCTACTACAAGACCGACTCGGGCAGGCCCTTCAGCTACCGCGACGCCTACCACCCCGACACCTCGGCCTCCGCCCGCCGCGCCTGCGCGGGGCGGGTCTGGAGCGTCTACCGCCGCTCCGCCCCGGCCGCGAACTTCTCCGACGCCTGGTTCCGCGGCGAGGAGGGTTCCGAGGACTACCCGCTGTTCATCAAGCCCGACGCCCCCCTGGGCGTCAAGGACCTCATGGGCCTGATGCGCGACCACTTCGAGGGGACCCCGTACGACATGACCAAGGGCGTCGACGCCGGGCCGTTCGGCAGCCCCCTCCGCGCCCGCGACCTGACGTTCAAGGTCGACGGCCAGGGCTACATGTGGGAGCGGCCGATCTCGACGCAGCAGGCCGGCTTCGTCGTCGTCAACCAGATGCGGGCGAGCCTGCCCGACGCGGTCGGCGGCGTGACCTGGTTCACGCCCGACGAGGCGTCGACCTCGTGCTTCACGCCCTTCTACTGCGCCGTCGACGCCCTGCCCGCCTCGTACACCGACGGCGACTACCAGAAGTTCTCGTGGGACTCCGCGTGGTGGGTGACGAACCTGGTCTCCAACCTGGCCTACGACCGCTGGTCGCGGGTGTACCCGGACGTCCGCAAGGCCCAGGTCGAGCAGGAGGAGGCGCTGCTCAAGATGCAGCCGGTGATCGAGGAGACGGCCGCCAAGCTCGCCGCCGCCGACCCGGCGCTGGCCCAGACCTTCCTCACCAACTACTCGGTCTCCACCGCCGACGCCGTCTTCCGGCGCTGGCAGGCGCTGGCCCAAACCGTCCTGACCACCCACGTCGACGGCTACCAGAAGGACGTCCGCGGCGAGCCCAAGGCCCCCGGCTACTCGCCGGAATGGCTCCGCCAGGTCGTCGCCGGCCGCGGCGCGCAGCTCAAGCTCCCGGCCAGGGCCGCCGAGACCGACCACTGA
- a CDS encoding Ig-like domain repeat protein → MDHHARTPVGGRGRSGPAVRRRPDRNKPKRAAFEPLEERVMLAADDVISVGRTLSSWTADGVQGGLLKIEYTVYNQQPEAVTGVALATTLQPDVAYISASPSPGLGGATLSWDLGTIEPFGSASVEVTVTLASAAALAIDAGSHAVGVFEGRAVADDAPPASLRAGGVDPALLAATPDADPADPYIQAKAAELDQDPTQILAYLTRDVDYESYVGSLRGARGTLWSEAGNSLDQASLGVALLRASGVPARYARGTLSDALSQQLILSMFADPLRVVGFLNPGTPASDPAHDPALLAETRDHAWIQLDAGAGFQDADPSFATATIGTAFAAAAATFAEVPDALRHKVFLTVERELTQSDLFGGSSQSVATVLSDEFATSELVGRPITLGHMVSTTTSGFVISATVNTYTPYLLAGDGALASNDDPILTGTPYQEMLTNFPFGSQVLTGVFLKLHITSPDGTSIDVKKTIADRIGAAARLGGGGQVSIDPSGQPLITPLDLTTLSIEPGLYSEAAAEKLRLQLDARQAAFTSFMERVNATPDGPAKDALLQEVTDVMRGAFLSMARSRLAQFQILSDTFTRRLADISLVETYFATPRVIAVDSRAVPQDDGTVIFRFSMDLVRDVIRAIPIPGQAAVADVGFQLVRAMSESFVEQLAMGTPPQTSTGFPILPVGVVTVFQAAQAQNIPLLFLSPQNRNQLDALPISAPAKAFISQALDAGKTVMAPASSVQINGEARIGWYEFDPTSGAAVDVMDNGEHSSLIQSVATDLYIEFIRGVIQFNLGAVAGIGVGGLFNISRWLVGAWVERNKDGFPVDVQQFLAYKNWVGTLIAMAIQLAKGSPNVPFALGFLAGIEISFELSNDPPIEDLLLSPLPLEAFKNLGSSAAPGDRIATAIVPDPIYTLPIDGAQTPTMFRLGIKNLGSTTLRLALSMVDLPAGFTGKTSIREVVIPPGETAEIGLILFPTGALPAVGTTLDFGVRITDPADPTLTTTQSASFVMPAIHGVKVTTDRDDVSTSPGTPVQVKLRLEATGNVAETVHFQSFATSGLAVGGLSTRVLDPGQVIELVLTLTPAADAALNQTLGLRLVTEFGTPFPDTRSISVIVAVPGAAATATAAADARRLGQPDLAARLEDVGVAMTNLVGDPADPVSKGQALASLDAVLGLLAADPIYSAFADDVAASKARLAAATTPAEIQSAVVAVGAALDDFGAAVDALARGNVELTLLPSNQVAQPQTPSTFAVLVHNIGTEATTYTLSVAGLPAGVDALLSQVSVSLAPGAFATLTLTLTPTSTTDLSPFGFTVAATIAGSTPAIGRSVAGALGVRREFVSVVSVTPDRSFVNPGEAVNVAARVLNAVNRTQAARASFQVIDAGGQVVRTSTPVDLTLGVLTSITAAALGALDTTGLPVGSYTLRVTLTTPAGDPIPGGVGDGGLLIGSPVSSTLTLDRDQLPPGSSVVTSTLEIQAQGTLVGPLGVVSQTDVPGAVGVVRNGDFVYVSGASGIRVYNVVDPSSPQLITTFGVTATTLEIHDGKLYAMRRGGFADPLVLSIYSLADPAAPQLLGQTPPIFYVLGWHMAVSDTHVYVSLWSFTFLIGGVNDIKYQTGDLLSIDVSDPTAPHLDGVLRNTYGTNNDGIERFLNVDISGGDGNLWGIALLDPNTILVAGGTARGDDTQTGQGVVYVVDVSDPAHMAVVKTLVIPGTVMAVKLMVDGDRALVTASTGGWQDLTTDLPLSGNLVLATLDVSDHRNPVLLHSETLARASSGPYTSYSTPLGGGLFAFSSTGGATDLPEIFVVDASDPQHLQFSTTTIPAFTEALDGDGGYIYTASSSGLIIYQLDAADAIPVTARVEIPNAGGVAPVPGSFSIAPTRIIAGVGFDRYEWDLNLAAGSATRTITWRTTTGDLRPGEARAVTGATTIDFTSQATPGRLSLAPLVVAAGQILALDPAAQTTRPGESASYTVRVSNPTAAALTYTLRVLGLPAGWSALAPQVTVAANGSMDVPLTLISSPFAAAGDFGFTVEAAAGAIVGTVDGDLTLSGLPVVAAADPQSHGVVAALLPALAIAGLGGSARFVARLTNVGSVVETYALAISGLPAGYTATFDRDRVAVSPGAGGAVDVPFTIRAPDGAAVGDVPFRITAASTSTAAAGGVDGVLRVVSLGVRVAIEPTSAAPGSVVAVTVTNIGTTAETFDLALAGPASLAATLGASSVTLAPGASQVVSVAVGALGYALPGSVPLTATATARTNPAVRDADSVGVAVAAQGGVSARFEPADAVLAGPGARTFRLIVTNTGNAEDAFEVVLMGPSGPISGSLVRPDGSPTSALSIIRLPALGVGAVTLSARLLDFGLGALTVQVRSLNDASRAAAATATLRASAASLATATQVLAAPNPAAPGEAVTFTAYVSAQGGAVPTGQVTFVVDGQALAPVALSADVGRARATLTLTAGAGAHTVTAVYSGGTGFDPSASAAVAFTVAPPTTPGLTSTQVLVTPSPATVGQSLKLTAIVMAEGGVLPTGGVTFVVDGVDRSTVALANVGGRATAVLTIAGLAEGTHQVSARYAGDAAFAASASATSTVQVLAAAADVAGPVVTSVERYGFHNQPTSLVLRFNEDLDPAAASNAANYQILGPGRDGRLGTRDDRPIPLRDAVYDAATRSVTLRPTERLYLYGRSLLAVRAGVGAGVVDLAGNALDGDGDGRPGGDFVSVVDRTKLAGPAPTLGRKTIPSRRPPAFASSLHVAAAHSRPAFRRTIPARHLPLHGKA, encoded by the coding sequence ATGGATCATCATGCGCGCACGCCGGTCGGCGGTCGGGGCCGATCGGGCCCGGCCGTCCGTCGCCGGCCGGACCGGAACAAGCCCAAGCGGGCGGCGTTCGAGCCCCTGGAAGAGCGGGTGATGCTGGCCGCCGACGACGTGATCAGCGTCGGGCGGACGCTCTCGTCGTGGACGGCCGACGGCGTGCAGGGCGGGCTGCTGAAGATCGAGTACACGGTCTACAACCAGCAGCCCGAGGCGGTGACCGGGGTCGCACTGGCCACGACGCTCCAGCCCGACGTCGCCTACATCTCCGCCTCGCCGTCGCCCGGCCTGGGCGGGGCGACGCTGTCGTGGGACCTGGGGACGATCGAGCCCTTCGGGTCGGCGAGCGTCGAGGTCACGGTCACGCTGGCGAGCGCCGCCGCGCTGGCGATCGACGCCGGCTCCCATGCGGTCGGCGTCTTCGAAGGCCGGGCGGTCGCGGACGACGCCCCGCCGGCCAGCCTGCGCGCCGGCGGCGTCGACCCCGCGCTGCTCGCCGCGACCCCGGACGCGGACCCCGCCGACCCGTACATCCAGGCCAAGGCGGCCGAGTTGGACCAGGATCCCACCCAGATCCTCGCCTACCTGACCCGGGACGTCGACTACGAGTCGTACGTCGGCTCGCTCCGCGGCGCGCGGGGGACGCTCTGGAGCGAGGCGGGGAACTCGCTCGACCAGGCGAGCCTGGGCGTCGCGCTGCTGCGGGCCTCGGGCGTCCCGGCCCGCTACGCCCGGGGGACGCTCTCCGACGCCCTCTCGCAGCAGCTGATCCTCTCGATGTTCGCCGACCCCCTGCGGGTCGTCGGCTTCCTCAACCCCGGCACCCCGGCGTCCGACCCGGCCCACGACCCCGCCCTTTTGGCCGAGACCCGCGACCACGCCTGGATCCAGCTCGACGCGGGGGCCGGCTTCCAGGACGCCGACCCCAGCTTCGCGACGGCGACGATCGGGACGGCCTTCGCCGCCGCCGCCGCGACCTTCGCCGAGGTCCCCGACGCCCTGCGGCACAAGGTCTTCCTGACGGTCGAACGCGAGCTGACCCAGAGCGACCTGTTCGGCGGCTCTTCCCAGAGCGTCGCGACGGTGCTCAGCGACGAGTTCGCGACCAGCGAGCTGGTCGGCCGGCCGATCACCCTGGGCCACATGGTCTCGACCACCACCTCGGGGTTCGTGATCTCGGCGACCGTCAACACTTACACGCCGTACCTGCTGGCGGGCGACGGGGCGCTCGCGTCGAACGACGACCCGATCCTGACCGGCACCCCCTATCAAGAGATGCTGACGAACTTCCCGTTCGGCAGCCAGGTGCTCACCGGGGTCTTCCTGAAGCTGCACATCACCTCGCCGGACGGCACGTCCATCGATGTGAAGAAGACGATCGCGGACCGGATCGGCGCGGCCGCAAGGCTGGGAGGCGGAGGCCAGGTCTCGATCGACCCCAGCGGCCAGCCGCTGATCACGCCGCTCGACCTCACCACCCTGAGCATCGAGCCGGGCCTCTACAGCGAGGCGGCCGCGGAGAAGCTGAGGCTTCAGCTCGATGCGAGGCAAGCCGCGTTCACGTCGTTCATGGAGCGGGTGAACGCGACTCCGGACGGGCCGGCGAAGGACGCCCTGCTGCAAGAAGTCACCGACGTGATGAGAGGCGCCTTCCTATCGATGGCGCGATCCAGGCTCGCCCAGTTCCAGATCTTGTCGGACACGTTCACGCGGCGTCTGGCCGACATCTCGCTCGTCGAGACGTATTTCGCCACCCCGAGGGTGATCGCGGTGGACTCGAGGGCCGTGCCCCAAGACGACGGCACGGTCATCTTCCGTTTCTCCATGGACCTTGTGCGCGACGTGATCCGGGCGATCCCGATTCCCGGCCAGGCCGCCGTCGCCGACGTCGGATTCCAGCTCGTCAGGGCGATGTCCGAGTCGTTCGTCGAGCAGCTGGCGATGGGGACGCCGCCGCAGACGTCCACAGGCTTCCCGATCTTGCCCGTCGGGGTCGTCACGGTATTCCAGGCCGCCCAGGCCCAGAACATCCCCCTGCTGTTCCTGAGCCCGCAGAACCGAAATCAGCTCGACGCCCTGCCGATCTCCGCGCCCGCCAAGGCCTTCATCTCGCAGGCCCTCGACGCCGGGAAGACCGTCATGGCGCCGGCGAGCAGCGTCCAGATCAACGGCGAGGCCCGGATCGGTTGGTACGAGTTCGACCCGACCTCCGGCGCCGCCGTCGACGTGATGGACAACGGCGAGCATTCGTCGTTGATCCAGAGCGTCGCGACGGATCTGTACATCGAGTTCATCAGGGGTGTGATCCAGTTCAACCTCGGGGCGGTCGCGGGCATCGGAGTCGGCGGCCTGTTCAACATCTCCCGTTGGCTGGTCGGCGCCTGGGTCGAGCGGAACAAGGACGGCTTCCCGGTCGATGTACAGCAGTTCCTCGCGTACAAGAACTGGGTCGGCACGCTCATCGCCATGGCGATCCAACTCGCCAAGGGAAGCCCGAACGTGCCCTTCGCCCTGGGGTTCCTCGCGGGAATCGAGATCTCCTTCGAGCTTTCGAACGACCCGCCGATCGAAGATCTCCTGCTCTCCCCCCTGCCGCTGGAGGCCTTCAAGAACCTCGGCTCAAGCGCCGCCCCCGGCGATCGAATCGCGACGGCGATCGTTCCCGACCCGATCTACACCCTGCCGATCGACGGCGCCCAGACGCCCACGATGTTCCGGCTCGGGATCAAGAACCTGGGGTCGACGACCCTGCGTCTCGCCCTCTCCATGGTCGACCTCCCCGCCGGCTTCACCGGAAAGACCAGCATCCGCGAGGTCGTGATCCCGCCGGGCGAGACGGCCGAGATCGGGCTGATCCTCTTCCCGACCGGCGCGCTCCCCGCGGTGGGTACGACGCTGGATTTCGGCGTCCGGATCACCGATCCGGCCGATCCGACCCTCACGACGACTCAGTCGGCCTCGTTCGTCATGCCGGCGATCCACGGCGTCAAGGTCACCACCGACCGCGACGACGTCTCCACGTCCCCGGGCACGCCAGTCCAGGTCAAGCTGCGGCTCGAGGCGACCGGCAACGTCGCGGAGACGGTGCACTTCCAAAGCTTCGCCACGAGCGGACTCGCGGTCGGCGGGCTCTCCACACGGGTGCTGGACCCGGGCCAGGTGATCGAGCTCGTCCTCACGCTGACGCCGGCCGCCGACGCGGCGCTCAACCAGACGCTCGGCCTGCGACTAGTCACCGAGTTCGGGACGCCCTTCCCCGACACTCGCTCGATCAGCGTCATCGTGGCCGTCCCGGGCGCCGCCGCGACGGCGACCGCCGCGGCCGACGCCCGCCGGCTCGGCCAGCCCGACCTCGCGGCGCGGCTCGAAGACGTCGGCGTCGCGATGACGAACCTCGTCGGCGATCCGGCCGACCCCGTCTCCAAGGGCCAGGCGCTCGCGAGCCTCGACGCCGTCCTCGGGCTGCTCGCCGCCGACCCGATCTACTCGGCCTTCGCGGACGACGTGGCGGCGTCGAAGGCCCGTCTCGCCGCCGCGACGACCCCGGCGGAGATCCAGTCGGCCGTCGTCGCGGTCGGCGCCGCCCTCGACGACTTCGGCGCGGCCGTCGACGCCCTGGCGCGCGGCAACGTCGAGCTGACGCTGCTCCCCTCCAACCAGGTGGCCCAGCCCCAGACGCCGTCGACGTTCGCCGTCCTCGTGCACAACATCGGCACGGAGGCCACGACGTATACGCTCTCGGTCGCCGGCCTGCCGGCGGGGGTCGACGCGCTGCTGAGCCAGGTTTCGGTCTCGCTCGCCCCCGGCGCGTTCGCGACGCTGACGCTGACCCTCACGCCGACCTCGACGACCGACCTCTCGCCCTTCGGCTTCACCGTCGCGGCGACGATCGCGGGGAGCACGCCGGCGATCGGCCGGTCGGTCGCCGGCGCGCTGGGCGTCCGTCGGGAGTTCGTCTCGGTCGTCTCGGTGACGCCCGACCGCTCGTTCGTGAACCCGGGCGAGGCCGTGAACGTCGCGGCCCGGGTGCTCAACGCCGTCAACCGCACGCAGGCGGCCCGCGCCTCGTTCCAGGTGATCGACGCCGGCGGCCAGGTCGTCCGCACCTCGACCCCCGTCGACCTGACGCTGGGCGTGCTGACCTCGATCACCGCCGCGGCCCTGGGCGCGCTCGACACGACGGGCCTGCCGGTCGGCTCGTATACCCTCCGCGTGACGCTGACGACTCCCGCCGGCGACCCGATCCCCGGGGGCGTCGGCGACGGCGGCCTGCTGATCGGCTCGCCCGTCTCGTCGACCCTGACGCTCGACCGCGACCAGCTGCCGCCCGGGTCGAGCGTCGTGACCAGCACCCTGGAGATCCAGGCCCAGGGCACGCTGGTCGGCCCGCTCGGCGTCGTCTCGCAGACCGACGTCCCCGGCGCGGTCGGGGTCGTGCGGAACGGCGACTTCGTCTACGTGAGCGGGGCCTCGGGGATCCGGGTCTACAACGTCGTCGACCCGTCGTCTCCGCAGCTGATCACCACGTTCGGCGTCACCGCCACCACCCTCGAGATCCACGACGGCAAGCTGTACGCGATGCGCCGCGGCGGCTTCGCCGACCCGCTGGTCCTCTCGATCTACTCGCTGGCCGACCCGGCCGCCCCCCAGCTGCTCGGCCAGACCCCGCCGATCTTCTACGTGCTGGGCTGGCACATGGCGGTCTCCGACACGCACGTCTACGTCTCGCTCTGGAGCTTCACCTTCCTCATCGGCGGCGTCAACGACATCAAGTATCAGACCGGCGACCTGCTCTCCATCGACGTCTCCGACCCGACCGCGCCGCACCTCGACGGGGTGCTCCGCAACACCTACGGCACGAACAACGACGGCATCGAGCGATTCCTGAACGTCGACATCTCGGGGGGCGACGGCAACCTCTGGGGGATCGCCCTGCTCGACCCGAACACGATCCTGGTCGCCGGCGGCACGGCCAGGGGGGACGACACCCAGACGGGCCAGGGGGTCGTCTACGTCGTCGACGTCAGCGACCCCGCCCACATGGCCGTCGTGAAGACCCTGGTGATCCCGGGGACGGTCATGGCCGTCAAGCTGATGGTCGACGGCGACCGCGCTCTGGTGACCGCCTCGACGGGGGGCTGGCAGGACCTCACCACGGACCTCCCCCTCTCCGGCAACCTCGTCCTCGCGACGCTGGACGTCTCCGACCATCGCAACCCCGTGCTGCTCCATTCGGAGACCCTGGCGCGGGCCTCGTCCGGGCCGTACACGTCGTATTCGACGCCGCTCGGCGGCGGTCTCTTCGCCTTCTCCAGCACCGGCGGGGCGACGGACCTGCCCGAGATCTTCGTCGTCGACGCGAGCGACCCGCAGCATCTGCAGTTCAGCACCACCACGATCCCCGCCTTCACCGAGGCCCTGGACGGCGACGGGGGCTACATCTACACCGCGAGCTCCAGCGGGCTGATCATCTATCAGTTGGACGCCGCCGACGCGATCCCCGTCACGGCCCGCGTGGAGATCCCCAACGCGGGCGGGGTCGCGCCGGTCCCGGGCTCGTTCAGCATCGCGCCCACGCGCATCATCGCCGGCGTCGGCTTCGACCGCTATGAATGGGACCTCAACCTGGCGGCCGGCTCCGCGACGCGGACGATCACCTGGCGGACGACGACCGGCGACCTGCGGCCGGGCGAGGCCCGCGCCGTGACCGGGGCGACGACGATCGACTTCACGAGCCAGGCGACCCCGGGACGGCTCTCGCTGGCCCCCCTGGTGGTCGCGGCCGGCCAGATCCTGGCCCTCGACCCCGCCGCGCAGACGACCCGGCCGGGCGAGTCGGCCTCGTACACGGTGCGGGTCTCGAACCCGACGGCGGCGGCGCTGACGTACACGCTGCGGGTGCTCGGCCTGCCGGCGGGCTGGTCCGCGCTCGCGCCCCAGGTGACGGTGGCGGCGAACGGCTCGATGGACGTGCCCTTGACGCTCATCTCCAGCCCGTTCGCGGCCGCGGGCGATTTCGGCTTCACGGTCGAGGCGGCCGCCGGCGCGATCGTCGGCACGGTGGACGGCGACCTGACGCTCTCGGGCCTCCCGGTCGTGGCGGCCGCCGACCCCCAGTCCCACGGCGTCGTCGCGGCGCTCCTGCCGGCGCTGGCGATCGCCGGGCTGGGCGGCTCGGCGCGGTTCGTGGCGCGACTGACGAACGTGGGGAGCGTGGTCGAGACCTACGCCCTGGCCATCTCCGGCCTGCCGGCCGGCTACACGGCGACCTTCGACCGCGACCGGGTCGCCGTCTCGCCGGGCGCAGGCGGCGCGGTGGACGTCCCCTTCACGATCCGGGCCCCGGACGGCGCCGCGGTGGGCGACGTCCCGTTCCGCATCACGGCCGCCTCGACGTCCACCGCCGCGGCCGGCGGGGTCGACGGCGTCCTGAGGGTGGTCTCGCTGGGGGTCCGCGTGGCGATCGAGCCGACGTCGGCCGCGCCCGGGAGCGTCGTGGCGGTGACCGTGACCAACATCGGCACGACCGCCGAGACGTTCGACCTCGCCCTCGCCGGGCCGGCGAGCCTCGCGGCGACCCTGGGCGCATCCTCGGTCACGCTGGCGCCGGGGGCCTCGCAGGTCGTCTCGGTCGCGGTCGGCGCGCTCGGCTACGCCCTGCCGGGCTCGGTCCCGCTGACGGCGACGGCCACGGCGCGCACCAACCCCGCGGTGCGCGACGCCGACTCGGTGGGCGTGGCGGTCGCGGCGCAGGGCGGCGTGTCGGCCCGGTTCGAGCCCGCCGACGCCGTCCTGGCCGGCCCGGGCGCGAGGACGTTCCGCCTGATCGTGACGAACACGGGCAACGCCGAGGACGCCTTCGAGGTGGTCCTGATGGGCCCCTCGGGGCCGATCTCCGGCTCGCTCGTCCGCCCGGACGGGTCGCCGACCTCGGCCCTCTCGATCATCCGCCTGCCGGCCCTGGGCGTCGGCGCCGTCACGCTGTCGGCCCGCCTTCTCGACTTCGGCCTGGGCGCGCTCACCGTGCAGGTCCGGTCGCTGAACGACGCCTCGCGGGCCGCCGCGGCGACCGCCACGCTCCGCGCCTCGGCCGCTTCGCTGGCCACCGCGACCCAGGTCCTGGCGGCGCCCAACCCGGCGGCCCCCGGCGAGGCCGTCACGTTCACCGCGTACGTCTCGGCCCAGGGCGGGGCCGTGCCCACGGGGCAGGTCACGTTCGTCGTGGACGGCCAGGCCCTCGCGCCCGTGGCGCTCTCGGCCGACGTCGGCCGGGCGCGGGCGACCTTGACCCTGACGGCGGGGGCCGGCGCCCACACCGTCACGGCCGTCTATTCGGGCGGGACGGGGTTCGACCCGAGCGCGTCGGCGGCCGTCGCCTTCACGGTCGCCCCGCCGACCACCCCCGGCCTCACCTCGACGCAGGTGCTCGTGACGCCCAGCCCGGCGACGGTCGGCCAGTCGTTGAAGCTGACGGCGATCGTCATGGCCGAGGGGGGCGTCCTGCCGACCGGCGGCGTGACCTTCGTCGTGGACGGGGTGGACCGGTCGACGGTCGCGCTGGCGAACGTCGGCGGCCGCGCGACGGCCGTCCTGACGATCGCCGGCCTGGCGGAAGGGACGCATCAGGTCTCCGCCCGCTACGCCGGCGACGCCGCCTTCGCCGCCAGCGCCTCGGCGACCTCGACCGTGCAGGTCCTCGCCGCCGCGGCCGACGTCGCGGGGCCGGTCGTGACCTCGGTCGAGCGGTACGGCTTCCACAACCAGCCGACCTCGCTGGTCCTCCGGTTCAACGAGGATCTCGACCCCGCCGCCGCGTCGAACGCCGCCAACTACCAGATCCTCGGCCCGGGCCGCGACGGCCGGCTCGGCACCCGCGACGACCGCCCGATCCCGCTCCGCGACGCCGTGTACGACGCCGCCACGCGCAGCGTGACGCTCCGCCCCACGGAGCGGCTGTACCTCTACGGGCGGTCGCTGCTGGCCGTCCGCGCCGGGGTCGGGGCGGGCGTCGTCGACCTGGCCGGGAACGCGCTCGACGGCGACGGCGACGGCCGGCCCGGCGGCGACTTCGTCTCCGTCGTCGACCGGACGAAGCTCGCAGGACCCGCCCCGACCCTCGGCCGAAAGACCATCCCGAGCCGACGGCCGCCGGCGTTCGCGTCGAGCCTGCACGTCGCGGCGGCCCACAGCCGGCCCGCCTTCCGACGGACGATCCCGGCCCGGCACCTCCCCTTGCACGGCAAGGCGTGA
- a CDS encoding glycosyltransferase family 2 protein: protein MTPNPPGRPHFSDVRDHRSPRIWRQDAATTGDAWEGPPPFLSVVVPAKDEAESLPRLVAEIAAALRPLCDGREPRASRLGGFEILIVDDGSTDATPRVLRILEVEHPELRPIRLRANVGQSGATAAGIRAARGSWIATLDADLQNDPADLETLWRELPGHDAALGWRVERRDRWIRRVVSRWANRVRNAVLGQAILDTGCSVRIFRRDLALRLPLFQGVHRFLGPLLIREGARVVQVPVNHRARPHGTSHYNFRNRSFRVLVDLLGVSWLMSRPLRYEAYEPRGVDPDLAPGEAADSRRARDLAA from the coding sequence GTGACGCCGAATCCCCCGGGACGGCCGCACTTCTCCGACGTGCGGGACCACCGATCCCCGCGTATCTGGAGGCAGGACGCGGCGACGACCGGCGACGCCTGGGAAGGCCCGCCTCCGTTCCTCTCCGTCGTGGTCCCGGCCAAGGACGAGGCCGAAAGCCTGCCGCGGCTGGTGGCCGAGATCGCCGCGGCCCTGCGCCCGCTCTGCGACGGCCGCGAGCCCCGGGCCTCGCGGCTGGGGGGCTTCGAGATCCTGATCGTCGACGACGGCTCGACCGACGCGACGCCCCGGGTCCTGCGGATCCTGGAGGTCGAACACCCCGAGCTGCGGCCGATCCGCCTGCGGGCGAACGTCGGCCAGTCGGGGGCGACGGCCGCCGGCATCCGCGCGGCCAGGGGGTCGTGGATCGCCACCCTCGACGCCGACCTCCAGAACGACCCGGCCGACCTGGAGACCCTGTGGCGCGAGCTGCCGGGCCACGACGCGGCCCTCGGCTGGCGGGTCGAGCGGCGCGACAGGTGGATCCGCCGCGTGGTCAGCCGGTGGGCCAATCGGGTCCGCAACGCGGTGCTCGGCCAGGCGATCCTCGACACCGGCTGCTCGGTCCGGATCTTCCGCCGCGACCTCGCCCTGCGGCTGCCGCTCTTCCAGGGCGTGCATCGGTTCCTCGGCCCGCTCCTGATCCGCGAGGGGGCCCGGGTGGTGCAGGTGCCGGTCAACCACCGGGCGCGGCCCCACGGGACCTCGCACTACAACTTCCGGAACCGCTCGTTCCGCGTGCTCGTCGACCTGCTGGGGGTCTCGTGGCTGATGAGCCGGCCGCTGCGTTACGAGGCGTACGAGCCCCGGGGCGTCGATCCCGACCTCGCGCCCGGCGAGGCGGCCGACAGCCGTCGCGCCCGGGACCTCGCCGCCTGA
- a CDS encoding lipid-A-disaccharide synthase N-terminal domain-containing protein: MWDPRYWLVVGFVGQGLFTARFVVQWLASERSGAVVVPAAFWWLSILGGFALLSYAIARRDPVFAVGQSMGVFVYVRNLMIQSGKGSTPPRAAGASTTPAPHFRAEAVEPAAARA; the protein is encoded by the coding sequence ATGTGGGATCCGAGATACTGGCTGGTGGTGGGCTTCGTGGGCCAGGGGCTGTTCACGGCGCGGTTCGTGGTGCAATGGCTGGCGTCCGAGCGTTCGGGCGCGGTGGTGGTGCCGGCGGCCTTCTGGTGGCTGAGCATCCTCGGGGGCTTCGCGCTGCTCTCCTACGCGATCGCCCGCCGCGACCCGGTCTTCGCCGTCGGCCAGTCGATGGGCGTCTTCGTCTACGTCCGAAATCTGATGATCCAGTCGGGCAAGGGGTCGACGCCCCCGAGGGCCGCCGGGGCGTCGACGACGCCCGCCCCCCACTTCCGCGCCGAGGCCGTCGAGCCGGCCGCCGCGCGGGCCTGA